From the Triticum urartu cultivar G1812 chromosome 4, Tu2.1, whole genome shotgun sequence genome, the window ctagtaacagatAGTAATGCGCACCTCTGTGCGCCACTACTAACTCTTAGATGCTCCACTAGTATTCCCTCTAGGTGCGCCACTAATAGCCttataggtgcgccactagtaataaAGGAAGGTGCGCCACTAATAAGGGCTGAAATGCGCCACTAGTAATGTatttggaaaacaaaaaaatccaaatttacagaaaacaacctataaggaaaaataatttaaaaacaaaaaatgaaataGAATCATAATTTTTATTATAGTAAGAATATTACAATGTCTTTACAAGTATCCAATAAAAGAAAAATTACAAGGAAATAAAAGAAAATTCTAAAACTAATCTTCTAGTaatcttttcttctttttctttacTTTATCCCTGCAAATCTAGTaatcttttcttctttttctttacTTTATCCCTGCAAAGAATGATAGAAATATGTGAGAATGAACATTGCAGAGAAGTGAAATTGAGCAATTATTTGCATCCGACATCGAAGATCTAAGATACCTTGAATCATAGACATGGGTCATTTCATGAAGCCAAGAGTCTATGCCATTCAGGATGCATACTTCCCTGTCACAAGAACTTAATTATTCAGTAAACACAGTCCTAAACTTGGAAAACCAGCAAGTTGAATATGCATGCATCTTACCTCCCTCGGTTGCTTCCAGTTAGTCACTTGCGATCAAGATGTCCCTTCCTCCTTCCATAGTTTGTTGACAACCTTCAATCCCTGATTAGATTAGTATAAAGGAAGCAGGTCAACAGAGGGGGTCTGAGTAGGAACCACAAGACGAAGTGCTATAGTTTATCAACATGGTCTGCTCTCAAAATCAATTTGGAATTCTCCAAGTATATTACTAAAATAAAGCTTCAGACTGCCACAAGTAAATTTCCAGGTACTACAAATTACAGTGAGTGATTCAGATAAAAAAAGAATGACTGGAAGATGGCATTAGTTGATGAATTTGCTCTGTGCCAGCCAACTTTGAAAACATAGAAGTGTACCTATACATACATAGGAAACAGGTCATGCATCCGCCAAGAAAAGGAAACGTATCAAAATCAATACAGATCGTctttaaaaaaaactgaaatcAATACAGATGGCAGCTAGTACAGATTGTCGCGAGAATGCCAGAGGCAAACTGAAACACACGCGAGAACTCTTGTTGCGAGAACGCCGTCGAGGGTGGGCGTCTTGAGGAAGAACTCGGAATGGCGCTGGTGATGCCCTGTGAGTCGTTCGACCACTCAAACGTGACCCGGAAAAACTGACTCCCCTGCCATCGTTGATTTCATCTCCCTTTTGGAAATATAAAAACTGTATAAATTACAAATATTGGCTCCGGCAAGAAAAGAAAAGGAACCAAATCTGCACTGCTTGTTCTTTTATTTTGGATTGAAATCAACAGTACAGATTGCAGGGACAAGGCCAAGAGGAAAACTGAAACGCACGCGGTGTAGGGAAGGAGATGGCGTGGTGAGTTCAGAGATGCAGGGCGGGGGTGAGAGGAAGGGAGAGGAGGCGACTGCTTACGAGGGTTGGGTGTGGTGGCGCTGACGAGATGGAAGGAGACGCCATCGTCCTTGGCCGTCGAGGATCTTGTGGACGCCGTCGAGGACGGATGAGTTGAAGTCGCCGAGGTCGAGCATGCCGCTCTTGACCAGCACCGCCGTGCCGCGGAACTTGCCCTCCTTCCACGCCTGCTTGTTCTTCCCCGTCAGCCCGTGCAGCAGCAGCATCTCCGACATGGCTGCGGGCGCGAGGAGGGACGGAGGGACGGAGAGCTGTGGAGGCGGAGGGCGGCTAGGTGGGGTGGAAGGAGTAGGACGCGGTGGCGGTGGTTGCCACGGCCTGTGGATCTGAGGCCTCGCTCCCTCCTAGGAAGAGACGGAGAGGGGAGAGGGTGGGGGCACCGGCGACGGGATGCAGGGCGGGGCGGGAGGTCGACGGTGAGGCTAGAGGAGACAAGAACGCCGGTGGGGATGGGGATAGGAGGTCCACGGCGAAGGCGGCGGGTTTGGAGGGGATCGATTcgaggggagaggaggaggaagcgTTGTGTTGTGTTGCTTTGGTTGGATTGGATTCTCTTTTCACCAGACAAAAATCCTCGAATCAGGGCCGGTCGGTGCAgcacatagcaatggcgcaccagggggtggtgcgccattgctacaCAAAAATGCCCACCTCCCCTGGCTTACCAATGGCGCATCTTTGCTAGGTGCGCCATTGGTAAACCTGGGGAAGGGGGTGGACCCGGGgaaaaaatagcaatggcgcattGGACTaaaggtgcgccattactaaaaAAATAACAATGACGCACCTGCttctggtgcgccactgctatatagcagtggcgcaccaccaCCATGGTGCGCCACTAATAGGGATATTGGCTATAGCCATTTTTCTAGTAGtgatgggacagagggagtagttgtcTCTAAGGGTCTGTCTGCTTCATTTGCCTTGATTGTGGTATATATTGACCCGTGATCTTGTAGTTTCTTTGAAGTTTGATTTATTACTGTATAAGGAAAAACTAAGGCCCTTGAAATTTAGTATAACTtgcgaagaaaagttgcatactcaCATAGTATTACGGTGGTTGATTAAATTAGTTATTTGATAGATGGACTCCATTTTAATTGTAGATAATCTATCATGTCAACAATTGATGAAATAATACTGTTTTGTATTGATCCAGGCAAAGGCGTTTTCTGATCAAACAAAATTCAAAGGAGGTAATATTATTAAATCATCTCTTTCTAGCCCGTATGACTTTACACCTAGAACAATGTTAACATGCAAGTATATACATTGACATAAATAAATATTAAATAATTATCTAAATAAATTATCCTCTAGTATATAGACTAAAGTGGTAGCATGGGGCCAGAGTTTAGTTGTGATAAGTGGGCCCTAGTGCCCCTTCTAAATATAAGTCTCGCTACTAAGTATCATTACTTTCTTGTTATAAACCAACCAAAAGGAAGTTAGCAATAGTTTGTTTGAATTATGTAGCATAATTTATTGGCCGTCTCTACATTTTGGTTCAGGCTCCGCCACTGGTAGCAATGATTCAGTGTTGTGATGCATCAGTATATCTTGAAAGCATGTTCCACTTAGGTTCTGAAAGTATGTGGAACCTTTTTTGTGCAAAAGTATTTTAGCCTTCAAATTAATAAGTGTCGCATGAAACCAGTTCTCTTAATTATGAACCTTTTCCCATGAAACGCTTTGCACAGAGTGCTCCCGAAGCTCAAATTTTACAAATTCCCAGTAACTATGCAACAAGGGCAGCTGAAGTATAGTCTTTTGGGGAAAGGAAATGAGTTGTTGATGAAACATTTTGGTTTATTAATAGTTCTtaaaaaatgaaaatgaaaattaTTTGTATCCCTTGTTGAAGGTATTTGACTCTATAAATCATACCAATGTTGATTCGGATTGGACAATTTGTGGGAATCATTCCACTATACAAATCTGACAATAATACTTCGCAGAAGTATATGCCGATCCAGATTACTCATCATATAAGGCTCTGGAATTTGCCAATGGCTTATTCTCAACATTCACTCCATCGGTAAGTCCTACTGGATAACTTTCCTATTGTGTAGTTTCTGTTCATCGACAGATACGTAAACGTCCATCATGTCGCAGGCGGGTCTGAAGATTATACAACTGTACAGGGAAGGATACAGGCAGGACTGGGAACTATCATTTGAAAAGAACACCAGGACAAAAGGCGGATGGTATGTTTTGGCCTTGCTTTGGCCGTTGGAGCTCTGGTATAATTCTCTTCGGAGCATTGGTTAGTCGTGGATCAGTTTGAGGAACATTTGTCTATCTTTCTTAGGTATCAAGGGGGGCTCCTTGTTGCAGGCCCAGGCATCGACAACATCTCCTACATCCACAAGGTCAATAAGCAAGCCCTTCGTGACACCATTTTCCATTTGATCATTCGCTGGATGGTGAATTACTGGTTGTAACTTTGTGTTGTGTAATCCTTCAACAGGACAAAGAAGCTGGAGATGACCCTGAAATGGAGGATGTTTTGACAGCTTGTTGTTCCTAGATCTTTAGCGTTGCTTTGATCTCAGATTAGAAACAAAAATAGTACTCCTTTAGTATCCCCACTGTGGCATGTTCTCGTGTATAGTCGTACTAGTCGAGTGCATAGATGACCAGTCCAGCATCACTTGTCCAGCGCCGGCAAAAACAAGATATGTTCATATGAACTAGGGAGCATAGCGAGCGCGATGCTTTGGTTGTACTCCCTCCGCctgaaaatacttgtcattaaAATGGATGAAAAAAGATGTATCTAAAattaaaatacgtctagatacatctccttttatccattttgatgacaagtatttctggatggagggagtatttgtaTAAACCCTCGTAAACCTACTGCATTAGCTTATAAAAATATGATGCTTATTGCACTTGTTGTGATTTCACCTTTCCTTTTTGTAGGTAACGTTGCTTTCACCTGCATCAGTACTTTCAAGCGTCAAacgtaagagcatctccagcaaAACACCTCACCCCTATATCCCTATACCCTATGCTTTCGCTCCAGCAAAACCTCCAAATCGCATCCCCAACATGCACTCTCATATAAGTATTTTATATTTAAGATCACGTAACTAAGCAAGATCTTTTGTTACACAAGTACTTCATTCGTTCATAAATGCAAGATATTTTGATTTTGTTTCGACGAAAAAAAAATGTGCCGTTAGCAAAATAGCGTTGGCCTTGAAATATGCTACCGGTGTGATATATCACGCTATAGCGTGCTATTAATGAAACATTGTACACTAGTCTATCAACTGGATCTAGTTCCAAGATATCAATGCGAAACCGCAACGGTGAAAATAGTTCATAATTTGGATGCCTGCCAAAACATATTTCAATTTGAAATTTGGATCGCATAAAAAAATGTACCGTGAAAATAAAACTCTATACTAGTGACAGGTGGCGCACACATGGTATTTGATGCTCTAACAAGAATAAAATGGGGGTCTGTCCTCTAATAATTCAAAACGATGCTCAGGTTCACCTCCAACAGATGAACAGTAAATTcagaataataataataataatatttCTTTTAGGCATCCAAGATGCTCATGTCCGTGTAAATTTTTGGTGTTTGCACATCTGAGGGGGTTGTAAAAAACAAAATGTGCTCTTGGTTCTAAATAGTGTTCTTTTTCAAAGTTTCTCACACACTCGAAatctttctttccttttttgagggaggtgttgacgctcaaaagtggcaTAGTCATAAAATTAGCTTAGGCTATATAAAGACTAATTCAAACTTAGGATTGGAGGTCACTTCGGATGGCTCTCTCTAAGAAGATCGAGATGGATATGAAGATGGTCTATAGCGGAGCTTGGGTGTAATAGTTATGACAAGTTCGGAGATGCTCATGTTGACACCAGATTAAAGAATGGCATGAAACTCAATTAAGACGGCCTCTGATAGAAAAcgtttcaacatgaaagttgtgcgtctcgtcgaaacggtggattttgatataaaaatcatctTAATACGAAGTCGTATGCAACCTGTGGAGGCAAAACAAGGTCAGAAATAGAAGCTGCAGAGTCATTTCAGACCGACTGAGTTGACTtgatcggtgagaccgagttggtCCGAAAATTTACCAGAGAGTTGGCAATGTtgactcggtaggaccgaagcaaaccaatcggtgagaccgagttgatCCAAAAATTACAGAAGGATACAGAGAGTTGGCAACGttcactcggtgggaccgaaatgaaccaatcggtgagaccgagGGTCCGGGAAATTACCAAAGATTCCTGTCCGAGTTAGGTTAGGGTTTTTGATGTTTTGAACGGAATTTTTAATCTttttcttgtacgggaagtccagctgcctcataaatagatgagaggtgacggccgatcactacaaaaaaatacacttccgtgatgatacgtgtttgtcacagtaggtcgcttttttgtcatgcatgtacatccatgacaaatttatgacagaatcaagatagtcatatctgtgctgtcgtagaagtgtaccatgacattaccaaaattatcatcacagaagtgtccacttccatgacgataaatcgcgcgtcacagaagtgctttcgtcaagggtgaccgacacgtggcatccaccgtaacggaacgccgttaagctatcgggtcgggttttggatacgataacccgttaacagccccgaccaatggggattttccacgtgtaaaatcatcattggctagaggaaacacgtgtcggctcatcgtccggacagatgccatccactcactggacaaaaggcgcctatgatacgtcgacacgtggcacggcccaacaagtttaaatgggccggcccaactaaaggcccacaagattttacggaccataatgggccggcccagctaaaggcccatgagattttgcggaccataatgggctggcctagctaaaggcccacaagattttgcgggccataatgggccggcccaggtaaaggcccataagatttttgtgtgccataatgggccggcccaggtaaaggcccacaagattcttgcgggtcataatgggtcggcccagctaaaggcccacgagatttcgccaacattaatgggtcggcccagctgtaggcccacaagattttgaggaccctagtaggccgacccattaactggctaccatgttttgggccaaatgccggcccatatttgatccggtccattaatggcctgccatgctccgggcctaatagtggcccatatgagatccgaccCGTTAAAAACCTACCACGTTCTGGGGCCAAATTTAAGgtatttaaggtatattacatccactgggtatcaaagttcgccaccagtgatcataaagcacaacgaagaagcagattacaaaaactgggcaccattgcagcgtaacaaaataatactgaaccgagaccacttccaagacagttcaagaaaggttagccttgcgggggaactgctgcgcaagctgctgagcaaggctgtgagaccggcctagcatgtcggtcatagcttccaggtgtagctgtttagcgatgaggtcctcattggtgttctccgcaatctttcttagagataggacttcaagtcgaagttgagttgcagaatgcctttctgctagaacttgggactgaagaaatcgaactgattcagacaacgaattctgtgagcttgtctgactgttagtctcaagtaacttgaacactgcatcaagacaagactttggggttgtctcgctatcttgaagatgttttgccttctttgctgcaatatatgttgggtttatctcacagccttcagcagacttgtgcatgccatcaggcatatcaccctgaaacaaagcagagagatgacaggttttgcatgtgtataaacaaagatgataactgttctgtcaattctatccaatttcaaattagaaaataaagagtatgttcaaaatatcaatagcataatttggcattgttcataatgcggggagcttcaccacactagtggattaccatgtcaacataacaagcatagatgaagggcaaagaaaatcattgtatctattttggacaATGTGcattgttgggtaacgtagcaataattcaaaattttcctacgtgtcaccaagatcaatctatggagtcatctagcaacgagggaggagtggatctacatacccttgtagatcgcgcgcggaagcgttcaagagaacggggttgatggagtcgtactcgtcgtgatccaaatcaccgatgatcctagcgccgaacggacggcacctccgcgttcaacacacgtacggagcagcgacgtctcctccttcttgatccagcaaggggggaggagaggttgatggagatccaacagcacgacggcgtggtggaagtagcgggattccaacagggcttcgccaagcgctgcgggaggagggagatgtgtcatgggagggagagggaggcgccagggcttaggtttggttgtcctcccttccccccactatatatagggccaagggagagggggagggcgcagccttgccccttcctccaaggaagggtgcggccaagggggggaggagtccatcctccccaaggcacctcggaggtgccttccccctttaggactctcccttttCCTCTACTCTTGGCGCacgggcctcttggggctggtgcccttggcccatataggccaaggcgcaccccctacagcccatgtggcctcccggggcaggtggccccacccggtggacccccgggacccttccggtggtcccggtacaataccggtgaccccgaaacttgtcccgatggccgaaatagcacttcctatatataattctttacctccggaccattccggaactcctcgtgacgtccgggatctcatccgggactccgaacaactttcgggttaccgcatactaatatctctataaccctagcgtcaccgaaccttaagtgtgtagaccctacgggttcgggagacatgcagacatgaccgagacgttctccggtcaataaccaacagcgggatatggatatccatgttggctcccacatgttccacgattatctcatcggatgaaccacgatgtcaaggactcaatctcatcggatgaaccacgatgtcaaggaccttaatcaatcccgtatacaattccctttgtctagcggtacgatacttgcccgagattcgatcgtcggtatcccgataccttgttcaatctcgttaccggcaagtctctttactcgtttcataacacatcatcccgtgatcaactccttgatcacattgtgcacattatgatgatgtcctaccgagtgggcccagagatacctctccgtttacacggagtgacaaatcccagtctcgattcatgccaacccaacagacactttcggagatacctgtaatgtacctttatagccacccagttacgttgtgacgtttggcacacccaaagcactcctacggtatccgggagttgcacaatctcatggtctaaggaaatgatacttgacattagaaaagctttagcatacgaactacatgatcttgtgctatgcttaggattgggtcttgtccatcacatcattctcccaatgaatgtgatcccgttatcaacgacatccaatgtccatggtcaggaaaccgtaaccatctattgatcaacgagctagtcaactagaggcttactagggacatggtgttgtctatgtatccacacatgtatctgagtttcctatcaatacaattctagcatggataataaacgattatcatgaacaaggaaatataataataactatttattattgcctctagggcatatttccaacagtctcccacttgcactagagtcaataatccagttcacatcgatgtgattaacactcaaggtcacatccccatgtgactaacacccaaagagtttactagagtcaataatctagttcacattaccatgtgattaacactcgatgagttctgggtttgaacatgttatgcttgtgagaggatgttatagtcaacgagtctgaatctttcagatccgtatgtacttcgcaaatttctatgtcatcttgtagatgcaactactacgctacatttggagctattccaaataactgttctactatacgaatccagtttactactcagaataatctggattagtgtcaaagtttgcatcggcgtaaccctttacgacgaactcttttaccacctccataatcgataaaattccttagtccactagttactaaggataactttgaccgctgtcttgtgatccattcttggatcactcttgtaccctttgactgactcatggcaaggcacatttcagatgcggtacacagcatagcatactgtagggcctatgtcttaagcataggggacgaccttcgtccttcctctttc encodes:
- the LOC125552041 gene encoding probable linoleate 9S-lipoxygenase 4 translates to MSEMLLLHGLTGKNKQAWKEGKFRGTAVLVKSGMLDLGDFNSSVLDGVHKILDGQGRWRLLPSRQRHHTQPSEMKSTMAGESVFPGHV